A segment of the Salvelinus namaycush isolate Seneca chromosome 3, SaNama_1.0, whole genome shotgun sequence genome:
ACATAATACAATAAAATCAGCACAGTGAAAAAAGTAGTCACCTTTAGAGCAGCGTATCCTCATGACAGCCTCGAAACCGATCTTGCGGGTGAGGTACCTCTTGAGATCCTTCTGGAAGCACTCCACCCCGGCTGGATTGTGCTGCTGGTGGTAGGAGGGGTAGTAGTACACACTTCCCGCTGAGTACCTGGATATGCAACCTgacgggaggagagagagaagattgaGAGATTACACATGAATCCAGCCAAGGTATGATATTCTATACACAAGGGGAAATTTGATTTGTCACCAgcaagacacatacagtaacatacacatacagtacatacagagaCATGCACAGGGCACTGATTGCTTGTGGAATAAGGTGACTTCGTAAACAATCACACATTGTAGTGCAGATGTATGCGGCTGAAGGCGACACTCACCTAAAGAGGCCAGGTCACAGTACTGGGAGCTCAGTAGGAACAGATCCACAGCCACCTGCTGTCCTGAACAGTCCAGGGCCAGCTTCTTATAGAAGTCTGTGGCAGGAGAAAGATGCTGGATATCCTGGGGAAtcaccacacaacacaatgagCACCAGAGACAAtagtttaaaacatttttttaattttttaagtGGGTATATTATGCACAACACATTTCTGAAACCCTATCTTTGGGATTGAAGTTATCATGTTTCAACCATCACTGCACAACAGGCATGCACATTGCATACAACTAGAAATGTCggcgcatcccaaatggcacagtaTTCCCTACGTATGGGACATATAGGGTGCAATTTCAGATGCAGAACGTATAAACCAAGGTGAACCGGTCTCTCTAGTCTACCTTGGCAGAAGTCCTCTGGTTGGGGTCCTCTCTGGACTTGAGGGCCCCCACACCCAGGCTGGGCAGCTGGGTCTGGAAGACGGACACACGCCCTCCGGTGGCCGACAGCAGCTTGAACGCTGCCTGCAGGGCCGGGCCCAGAGCACACTGGGTCTCCATGGTCTTGCCAAACATCTGGGGCAAGCTCTTCAGCAGATCCTGCACCAGCTGCAAAAATAGAAAGACATTTACATAAAGTATTGAAATGCAAAACAGAGCTAAAGAGAGGTTTAGGCAAAACTAAGTGACCCAATGTGAGTGTGTCTTGATTAATTCAGGCAATGTGGTGAGTTGTTTGACAGATTTGAGTCATAGCCTTTTCGTTTTATATTAGCCCGTCTCTGGGGAATATTAGCTCCTTACCTCCTTGCATTCATTGAGGTTCACTAACAGGCTGTCTGGTGTTGGTAAAAATATATCTGGAGAAAAAGAAAAGACAGCACAGAAGACCATTAGACTATTTTGACCTCTTAAAGGTACAGTATTTGATCACTTCTAGGCAGTGAATTAGTCTACAGATAAACTTGTAAACCCTTGCGCCTTATCGTTTTCTTTCTTTCAAGACGCAAATAAACAGCACAAATAGGATAAAACAGACCCCACACAATGTAATTTAAAGAGCTCCGGCCCATGTTCACAATCTTCTCTCattcttttttctctcttctttactCTCACCTTCGATGTCAGAGACTACGAGCATCTGTGGTTGGGACAGGCCCTCCTGGAGGTTGTAGAAGTGGATGGTGCTGTCAAATGTGATGAAGCCAATCTTTGTCCTCGAGTCCCCAGGGAGCCTGGAACACAGACAGGCATTCAGAAGGACTTGTTCAGCAGACAGTCACAGGACACACATTTTTTGTTAAAAGCTACATTGTTTTGGGGTTATTGGAGACGAAACACTTTAAAGCTAGCAAGGTTTTGACTAAAACTTCAGGAAAATGTTAGTTTCTTAAGCCGAGAACATAAGAAAACGGACCATGCTGCAAAGGCCTAATCAGCTCTTTTGTCAGTGTCTCAGTGGTGACGTTGATCATACATACGCATTGATGTTCTCGAGCAGTGACTGACAGACGACATCTAGGTATCCTGTTTCCACGGCATTGTGGGATACGTCCAGCACGATGAGGTAAACAGCAGGCTGGGGGGGTCTCAGCTGAGTATGACAGGTTTCACCACGTCAATACATAGACTAACACAAACACGCAGACACAAAATATGTAAAAGTTTCCTAGAAAAACGGCAGTAAATTATGAAAAACTTAAGCGCATCATAAGGCCAGTTGGAATCACTTCATGaacacagcagcagtagcacCCAGCTCACTTCATCCGCATTTTATTAGCGGATTAAAGGGGGCAAAATTCCACATATAGAGAAGATATATTTTCAGGCAGAATATAGACAATCAATCTTGAAAGACTACATATGTGTATTTACCATGTATTCTGATGGTGCAATGAACTCGAGGGTGGCATTCTGGACCTCAGGTCTTTTGTGTGGCTCGCCATACGATCTGCTGACTGGGTTGTACATGAACTCCTCTGGAACTATACCAAACAAAGATGGAGGTTATCGTCACAGTCAGAAAGGAGCAGCACCAGGCTTGTCCTTGTCCATCACCACTAATATCGGCAGGTTAACGATATTCTGGACATTTAGGTCAAAGCGGTGTGCTTGAAatccttggtagagcatgggtgaagTTAGTCCTTGTGGTGCTTGTGTGAATTTCCATTCTTTTTTCAGCTTCAGACAAGCCTAACTTCTCACTTGGAACCTCATTTTAGTGTttaattaaataatgaacatTGGATCTGGTCAAAGGAAGTGCcatatatggggaatagggtgtcatttgagaggAGCTTGGTGGCTGTGGTCCTCACCGTCGTTGACCCGGTAACACAGGTTACACTTCCATCTCCTCTGGTCCAGGAAGGTCACGAAGGGGTTGATGTAGGTCCTGCAGGAGCGACACCTCACTATAGTGCTAGAGGTGACCACAGGCAGTTGCTGCAGTGCACAGACAAACCAAAACAattaaggggcaatctgggattagtacatacattttaatgaaatactgtatatacacccATCGCCTCTTGAATAATTTTACTTATAATACAGCTAGTTGCTGCAGTGCACAGATAAACAATTAGATTGTCATAGCCTATCATCAATGACAAGTCCcacacaaatttaaaaaaaacaaattgCATTTCAGACATGATCACAGATGTGTAGATTGAAGACAATTTTTCTAGGCTATATGCATCCTTTGATATTTTACTAGAAGCGGGACTGGTAGAAGGAAGATTCTACTGAAGGTTGGGCATGTTTTGCATGTTGGGAGTGAGTGGGCAACGTCTTACTGAGAGATCTTTGAAGGGATGGAGGAGCAAGCCGAGTGGGAGCTTGGCTTTGTTTAACAGAGACTGGGTCTGGGGGATGCTGGTCAGGGTACTGCGGAAGACCCTGTAGTGAAAGGGAGATGCACAACAGGTCAGAACCAGAACCACATGTAGGGTCAAGTTCAAGCACATTAACACACAATATTCACATTGTGGTGGGGGGGTTGACGTTGAGAAACAACGCCAGACAAACTACTACGCACTCTGGGTGGCAGTTGATTTTCTGCAGGTCCTGGGACAGGCAGGGCGTAGGAGGGGTGACTGGGCCCGGAGGGAGCAGGCTCCTCTCCTGCAGCAGGTTGACCACCCTCAGGGCCTCTGGGGTCTGGGACTGCAGACTCAAACCAGACAAGGAAGGGCTCAGTTGGGCTGGACCTGCAGAGGGCTGCGGAGGGAAATTAGGACAGTTAACCGGTGAATACATTGAATGAGGGCAGCACTTAACTAGGATACACCCTTGAGGGTCTgatcaaaaagtagtgcacttgttGTGCATCCCTGGTAAGTTTCAATATTTCAGTCTATGCATGTCCTATTTCAACAGAATTCATTTTAAAAACCTCTGAGTGTTCAATAGTCAGACATGCGCTAAGATCTGACTGTATATCATACAGAAGGTTCAGCTATGAACTGTAgaatttaaagtggaactgacagcattttagcatcataaaataaattcatatacacccccagggaaaaaaatatttttttcctgaGCACTTCGATAAGGTCATTTTCACAAATttatagaatgtttgggaatgacgtatagtaaggcatttgtgaaaattctttagcaatatagagtgggaaagcagccgtgcatttggacaattaatagacactgcagtaaataaaacctaacaAAAACATCCGTCTTGATCAGAACCGGAGTCAACGCAGACCGGTGCCCCATAGCCAATCAGAGATTCAGTAGGCATATATGCAAATAAGTCATTTGCAACACGTGCCTGCAATCAATCACTTCGAACTGGACTGTGTGAttacaggcagtagcaacagcGCAACTTTAGATCATCAGAACGCATTAgtcaaaagccacaaaatacacctgaatggatttctgcaaataccACGGGAGTCCTCACATTTTGGATCttcacagtcctattgatcaagcCACCATGAAAAGTTAAGCTTTCCCCCCCTCAGTTGCCTATGCACATCAACAAGAtaaacaactaatgctagccagataagctaaaatctaacgagggaacataagataaaccctctcaaacaaaaaaacaaacaaaaaaaggtaGTTGGCTGTCAAAATTGCACTTAAACAATGGGGAATAAAATCCTGCTCATCCTtttgcagcttgcctgccaatgcatgcttgtacTAACCCAAATACATTTGACGTCGACGTCAAATAGATTTGATCGACAACTAAGAGATCTATTATCCACAGTTAGCATTTGTTTAAGTTCAGCATAGCTACCTAGGAAAGCGATGTACATTTCTttctagctaaccaaatgacacctgcctCTCTAGCTGTAGCCACTGAAAAAAGGTGAGGGGAAAAGGTCAGTCACTCACACCTCCAATGATATGACATCCTCCCAGCAGCTAGCGTTAGGCGCAGTGTTTTTAGCTTACTAAATAGATAAGCTAGCTCAGGGGAGTCAAACTCAATCAACGCACAGCCATATTGGAAAAAAATACCCCGAATTTGCAGGCTAGACAGCCTATTTGTTAAAAGAAAGAGCGCAACTGTGTCCCAAACTGCCCATTGTTTTATTGGAAATAATACGGCCCTTTGTAATGTCCACTTATTGGATGCTGTATATAGGACTTTAATATATTAAAACTAAAGAGATATGTCCAGCCTTTGCTGCTATGCTTGCAGATGTACATAATACGCTGCGGCCCTAATCAAAAAGGTATTTAGTAACTCCAAATAGTAGCTATAGGTTTGTTgcaacatttaaacatgtttttcatttttttgcaCTGCATGGATCACCAGTGGGGTTGAAtgccaggccagctgtgatttacaacaaTAGCAATAGTTTTTGGACTACTATCCATCTATAACTGCATCCacctattctgccaacaatgccttaccgTACGTACATCATGAAATAGATAAAAATAGGTTCTAACATCTCTTAAAGTTGGTTTTGAGGCATAAACTGGGATTTTGATATTTATTATTTACTGATAGTATGATTGTccgtttcatatctgcaaagtagttcaaACACTGTCAAATAAAATCCAAGACTTGAATTGGCAAAGCATAGAGATGGAAGTCAGGTCGCTTACCTGCTGGTATGGCTGAGGATGGGTGTAAGGCTGCGTCGAGGGCTGCATGGGATGTTGCATGGTAGCGGCGTTAGGGGGTGCCGAGGTGTTCTGGTACCCcgggggtagagaggggtaggaTAGACCCATGTGTCGAGTAGGGGGGCCTGGCTGCTGGGGCGGGAGTGGGCCAGCTATAGGGACAAGCACCAAAACAGGCCTCATGTCAGTTCTTAGTGATACTAGCAGTAAATCTAGGGGACTAAAAAGTTACATTAGTCATTAATTTCTGATGAAACTATAATGTAGTGGACGACTGACCCATTGTAGGGCCCATCTCCAAGTGATCAAAGCTGTTGGGAACTTGAGCACCATTACCAGGTGTGGGCATGTGTCCTGTTACAGTGCAAACGTAACATTGAGGGGTCAGAATAAAGATGCattaaaacaacaaacaaaacaccACTACTTGTGTAAGCACTTAAAGGCACAATCTGTACATTTGGGAAAACTTAGTAATTAGCATACATGTTGTTTGTGTTATGTTTCAGGTCAGTTGTGGTTGTACTTTGTATCATTGCAAAAGGGTTGAGAACATATGAATTACGCATTCAATGTACCCAATTCACAGTCACAATGAGACAGTAAGACAACGTGATAAATTGGACACATGGGGGAAAACACAGACAAACTTGGAAATAGTGTCAGATGTAAACAGGTGATATCTGAAATATCCATGGAAGTTCCAGGCCTTTTGTTCCTTGCGAAACCATGTTAACAAATCTAATAGAAGACAATGGATCAAATGGGATCGTCATCAAAACTGCACAGGGGACAACACACTGACAGCGACGAAACCACACCTGGACACTCAAAATCATTCTCCTGGTTCTCGTTCTCAGTGTGGGAAGCATCATCACTAGCATCACTCTGACCCTGAGCTGGCATGGTGGGAAGACACAAGGCAATGAGACCCAAAGGGGGTGGCTGTTGGGAGCTAGTTCCACTATTGAGAAACCCCACGTTAGACCCCTCCACCCCGGAGGAAAATataaatattgataaaatgaatgtacaactactgaaccacaaatAAACCACAGTACAAATGTGGATTCTTCAACAAGTAAGGTAAACAAACTAGGATCTGGTTCCCCTCCTATTCattaaaaggctaaactgatcacagatcagcactcctactcagacCTTCCCTGAATACGGCATCAGAACTGATATTTCCTTACCATCAGTCTTGGGGCCAAGGGGAGGGGTGGCATTGCCCATGGGGGGTCCAGCAGTGGGTGGGGTGGGTCTCACAGAGGGTGGGGGGCCGCCGTAAGGCGCTCTCATACCTGGCTGGTATGAGTGAGGAGCTGCCATGGGGTTCATCGGAAGAGGAGCAGAGCCTGGACAAAAACATTTAGGGTCATTAGCTACACATATTAGATGTCTTTTATACAGTATCCTATCCAAACACCCATCAACTAAAACCTTGTACAATTGTTTGACATTTTGGATATTACATAAATGGCACCTACATAATATTGTGCTGCCAGCCCTGACATCAACCTGGCTGTGGCACAATGGCTGTGGTCAAGGCTAACCTATCACATAACCTTAGACAAAACTGGCAACTACACATCATGACAATGTAACCTATAAGACATGGGGGTATATGAGAACTACCGTGCATAAGAGGGAAAACGGCCCGTGGCGAGCAGCATTACAACCCCACACTGGAGGTGACAGGTCAGGTAATGTCAATGAACTGGAAGACACCTAGGTGACTACTGAGACTACACTGGGGCATTCCAAATAAGAACAATCTGATGTTGCTTCCAACATCAAAGATCTGTCATTCAGAGATTGTAAGTGTGAATAAATATTCAATCATCAAATCAACTTGAATGAAAATAGTAAACTGGACAGATTAGAGTAAATCATGTTAAAACAGAAGTCAGGAAGACAGTTATGTCAGCCAGATAATGTGATATTTCTTAGACCACAATGTTGTATAATGCAATAACGGCTTTGATCATGAATCACTGATGGCTTCTGACCAAAAATAAGCCACAAACCACTACAGTGGTAGTAAGTTGTGACTAAACTATCTCACTTCCCCAGAAGTTACTAAAACTAATTTGGCCTGTGAACAAGTATCCTTGAGTAAAGAGTGTCTGCCAAGGAGATATGTGTAGCCAAACTGATCTGTTCGTGTGGGAACGGGAGCAGGAGGGGGCAATGTCCACTTTCAACATCAGTTAGCTAGACCACAGAACAAGGAGCCAGATGTTTCACCGGATGTGCAAATCTGATGCATCCGGGTAGGCATTTCCACTACCCACCAAATATGGCTGAGGGGAAGCCCAGTGGCTgacagtgggagaagatggagtgaGATTGACTTCGGTCGACATTCTGCCCATTTTCTCATCGATGGAACATTTGATCTCATTAGAGCGCTATTcacaaaactagaatctgttacgaacagagtggactaagttttgtagactttaccctttgcccccccaaaaaatgaaaacGTGGTTTAGGAGTGCAAGGGCAAATAGTTATTGGACATACcatgctagaacgcgccaataggatcttgctagctcgtgcttggctctgcccacctccttgcttgttctgcccactttGATTACGTTTTTTCCCCactggaaacgacaggctgtggtctatcttgggttagttctAAAAAAATCTTAAGCTAAACCACCATC
Coding sequences within it:
- the LOC120031918 gene encoding protein transport protein Sec24A-like isoform X3; the encoded protein is MAHQTPYNPMQAKGAMPPGPGLYNSGPYQPIPPVSSNQALPGQPMLKRPPMGPQHSMTPPQSASPGPGSRMPPAHATPPPVSANNYQHAPAWQYGGTPPMGAPPSMGAPPPMAVPPLRPVGNHITSSPSLATPQATSAEYHTTPSVFPNATQPLGPPTSLQGYTQQGSAPLPMNPMAAPHSYQPGMRAPYGGPPPSVRPTPPTAGPPMGNATPPLGPKTDGHMPTPGNGAQVPNSFDHLEMGPTMAGPLPPQQPGPPTRHMGLSYPSLPPGYQNTSAPPNAATMQHPMQPSTQPYTHPQPYQQPSAGPAQLSPSLSGLSLQSQTPEALRVVNLLQERSLLPPGPVTPPTPCLSQDLQKINCHPEVFRSTLTSIPQTQSLLNKAKLPLGLLLHPFKDLSQLPVVTSSTIVRCRSCRTYINPFVTFLDQRRWKCNLCYRVNDVPEEFMYNPVSRSYGEPHKRPEVQNATLEFIAPSEYMLRPPQPAVYLIVLDVSHNAVETGYLDVVCQSLLENINALPGDSRTKIGFITFDSTIHFYNLQEGLSQPQMLVVSDIEDIFLPTPDSLLVNLNECKELVQDLLKSLPQMFGKTMETQCALGPALQAAFKLLSATGGRVSVFQTQLPSLGVGALKSREDPNQRTSAKDIQHLSPATDFYKKLALDCSGQQVAVDLFLLSSQYCDLASLGCISRYSAGSVYYYPSYHQQHNPAGVECFQKDLKRYLTRKIGFEAVMRIRCSKGLSIHTFHGNFFVRSTDLLSLPNVNPDAGFAVQMSIEENLVDMQSVSFQAALLYTSSKGERRIRVHTMCLPVVNSLSDIFAGADVQAITCLLASMAVDRSVTASLSDARDAMTNASIDSLTSFRTSVLTIQQPGLLAPACLRLFPLYILALLKQKAFRTGTSTRLDDRVFAMCQLKYQPLAYVMLMIHPALYRVDDLTDEGALNISERTIPQPRVQQLSVEKLSRDGAFLMDAGSVIYLWIGRNCNPNFLTQVLGLPNYAAVPLNMNMLPELDTAESQRTRAFVGWLREQRPFFPILHVIRDESPLKASFLQNMIEDRTESALSYYEFLLHVQQQISK
- the LOC120031918 gene encoding protein transport protein Sec24A-like isoform X2 translates to MSSTDFSSQNGAGGPPYANGPSQNPVALQPPGPGYMAHQTPYNPMQAKGAMPPGPGLYNSGPYQPIPPVSSNQALPGQPMLKRPPMGPQHSMTPPQSASPGPGSRMPPAHATPPPVSANNYQHAPAWQYGGTPPMGAPPSMGAPPPMAVPPLRPVGNHITSSPSLATPQATSAEYHTTPSVFPNATQPLGPPTSLQGYTQQGSAPLPMNPMAAPHSYQPGMRAPYGGPPPSVRPTPPTAGPPMGNATPPLGPKTDAGPLPPQQPGPPTRHMGLSYPSLPPGYQNTSAPPNAATMQHPMQPSTQPYTHPQPYQQPSAGPAQLSPSLSGLSLQSQTPEALRVVNLLQERSLLPPGPVTPPTPCLSQDLQKINCHPEVFRSTLTSIPQTQSLLNKAKLPLGLLLHPFKDLSQLPVVTSSTIVRCRSCRTYINPFVTFLDQRRWKCNLCYRVNDVPEEFMYNPVSRSYGEPHKRPEVQNATLEFIAPSEYMLRPPQPAVYLIVLDVSHNAVETGYLDVVCQSLLENINALPGDSRTKIGFITFDSTIHFYNLQEGLSQPQMLVVSDIEDIFLPTPDSLLVNLNECKELVQDLLKSLPQMFGKTMETQCALGPALQAAFKLLSATGGRVSVFQTQLPSLGVGALKSREDPNQRTSAKDIQHLSPATDFYKKLALDCSGQQVAVDLFLLSSQYCDLASLGCISRYSAGSVYYYPSYHQQHNPAGVECFQKDLKRYLTRKIGFEAVMRIRCSKGLSIHTFHGNFFVRSTDLLSLPNVNPDAGFAVQMSIEENLVDMQSVSFQAALLYTSSKGERRIRVHTMCLPVVNSLSDIFAGADVQAITCLLASMAVDRSVTASLSDARDAMTNASIDSLTSFRTSVLTIQQPGLLAPACLRLFPLYILALLKQKAFRTGTSTRLDDRVFAMCQLKYQPLAYVMLMIHPALYRVDDLTDEGALNISERTIPQPRVQQLSVEKLSRDGAFLMDAGSVIYLWIGRNCNPNFLTQVLGLPNYAAVPLNMNMLPELDTAESQRTRAFVGWLREQRPFFPILHVIRDESPLKASFLQNMIEDRTESALSYYEFLLHVQQQISK
- the LOC120031918 gene encoding protein transport protein Sec24A-like isoform X1; amino-acid sequence: MSSTDFSSQNGAGGPPYANGPSQNPVALQPPGPGYMAHQTPYNPMQAKGAMPPGPGLYNSGPYQPIPPVSSNQALPGQPMLKRPPMGPQHSMTPPQSASPGPGSRMPPAHATPPPVSANNYQHAPAWQYGGTPPMGAPPSMGAPPPMAVPPLRPVGNHITSSPSLATPQATSAEYHTTPSVFPNATQPLGPPTSLQGYTQQGSAPLPMNPMAAPHSYQPGMRAPYGGPPPSVRPTPPTAGPPMGNATPPLGPKTDGHMPTPGNGAQVPNSFDHLEMGPTMAGPLPPQQPGPPTRHMGLSYPSLPPGYQNTSAPPNAATMQHPMQPSTQPYTHPQPYQQPSAGPAQLSPSLSGLSLQSQTPEALRVVNLLQERSLLPPGPVTPPTPCLSQDLQKINCHPEVFRSTLTSIPQTQSLLNKAKLPLGLLLHPFKDLSQLPVVTSSTIVRCRSCRTYINPFVTFLDQRRWKCNLCYRVNDVPEEFMYNPVSRSYGEPHKRPEVQNATLEFIAPSEYMLRPPQPAVYLIVLDVSHNAVETGYLDVVCQSLLENINALPGDSRTKIGFITFDSTIHFYNLQEGLSQPQMLVVSDIEDIFLPTPDSLLVNLNECKELVQDLLKSLPQMFGKTMETQCALGPALQAAFKLLSATGGRVSVFQTQLPSLGVGALKSREDPNQRTSAKDIQHLSPATDFYKKLALDCSGQQVAVDLFLLSSQYCDLASLGCISRYSAGSVYYYPSYHQQHNPAGVECFQKDLKRYLTRKIGFEAVMRIRCSKGLSIHTFHGNFFVRSTDLLSLPNVNPDAGFAVQMSIEENLVDMQSVSFQAALLYTSSKGERRIRVHTMCLPVVNSLSDIFAGADVQAITCLLASMAVDRSVTASLSDARDAMTNASIDSLTSFRTSVLTIQQPGLLAPACLRLFPLYILALLKQKAFRTGTSTRLDDRVFAMCQLKYQPLAYVMLMIHPALYRVDDLTDEGALNISERTIPQPRVQQLSVEKLSRDGAFLMDAGSVIYLWIGRNCNPNFLTQVLGLPNYAAVPLNMNMLPELDTAESQRTRAFVGWLREQRPFFPILHVIRDESPLKASFLQNMIEDRTESALSYYEFLLHVQQQISK